In Burkholderia sp. GAS332, one DNA window encodes the following:
- a CDS encoding L-aminopeptidase DmpA. Serine peptidase. MEROPS family S58, whose protein sequence is MRTRELGIRIGRGTPGRFNAITDVAGVRVGHHTLTVDAGDASVHTGVTIIEPRAGSARREPCFAGCHILNGNGDATGLEWIREAGLLTTPIAYTNTHSVGVVRDALVAAERDEAEGEVYWCMPVVLETYDGLLNDIWGQHVTADHVRRARAEACTGAVKEGNVGGGTGMICHEFKGGIGTASRVLKPAEGGWTVGALVQANYGRRDALRVAGYPVGEVLGEVHSPFRQTEGRRTGEAGMGSIAVTLATDAPLLPHQCTRLAQRASVGIARMGGGTEDSSGDIFVAFSVGNLGLPAVNYGRVGRPTTAVEMVNNDHMSALFSAAAEAVEEAIVNALLAATDMSARGSRAVAIGSERLLSALREVGWKPDSQNR, encoded by the coding sequence ATGCGAACAAGGGAACTCGGCATCCGTATCGGACGCGGCACGCCAGGGCGTTTCAATGCGATTACCGATGTCGCCGGCGTCCGTGTCGGGCATCACACGTTGACTGTGGACGCAGGCGATGCGTCGGTGCACACCGGCGTGACCATCATCGAACCGCGCGCCGGCAGCGCGCGTAGGGAACCCTGCTTTGCGGGCTGTCACATTCTGAACGGCAACGGCGACGCAACGGGTCTCGAATGGATACGCGAGGCGGGCTTACTGACGACGCCGATCGCGTACACGAACACGCACAGCGTTGGCGTGGTGCGCGACGCGCTGGTCGCGGCGGAGCGGGACGAAGCTGAAGGTGAGGTGTACTGGTGCATGCCGGTCGTGCTCGAAACCTACGACGGGCTGCTCAATGACATCTGGGGGCAGCATGTCACCGCGGACCATGTGCGTCGGGCGCGAGCCGAGGCGTGCACGGGAGCTGTGAAGGAGGGGAACGTTGGCGGCGGCACGGGGATGATCTGCCATGAGTTCAAAGGCGGTATCGGTACAGCGTCGCGGGTGTTGAAACCGGCCGAAGGCGGCTGGACCGTTGGGGCGCTGGTGCAGGCGAACTATGGTCGGCGCGACGCGCTGCGGGTGGCGGGATATCCGGTGGGCGAGGTGCTCGGGGAGGTGCATTCGCCGTTCCGGCAAACCGAGGGACGGCGCACCGGGGAAGCGGGCATGGGCTCGATTGCCGTGACGCTCGCGACGGATGCGCCTTTGTTGCCGCATCAATGCACGCGCCTCGCGCAGCGTGCGAGTGTTGGGATCGCTCGCATGGGCGGAGGCACTGAAGATTCTAGCGGCGATATTTTTGTGGCTTTTTCAGTGGGCAATTTGGGGCTGCCGGCGGTTAATTATGGGCGTGTTGGAAGGCCCACTACTGCCGTTGAGATGGTGAATAACGATCACATGTCTGCTTTGTTTTCGGCCGCCGCGGAGGCCGTTGAAGAAGCCATCGTCAATGCTCTGCTGGCCGCAACGGATATGAGCGCGCGTGGCAGTCGCGCTGTGGCGATCGGCTCTGAACGCTTGCTGTCGGCTCTTCGTGAGGTGGGATGGAAACCTGATAGCCAGAATCGGTGA
- a CDS encoding amino acid/polyamine/organocation transporter, APC superfamily, with protein sequence MTITETSVAAQAVSAGLGTSGKLKQSLSVRDVVMITVSGVTPASSIFVIAPFAIQQAGSGAVLSFLLGGVLALAFALCYAELSAAHRSAGGEYVMAKRVFGTLPGYLTFIAVLAVSVFIPAVLASGAAPYLNNALGTNFSNQSVALAIVVLSYVLGILNIKTNAWITGAFLTVEVLVLLLIAYLGFSEPHRAFSALVHPEVASNGALISATAAAIIPAVGTAIFCYNGFGAAVFLAEDLEGGNRNVAKAVMYSLLVILLVELIPLTAIVLGAPSLIDMSKSADPIGYVVRELSNPVIMRVVSAGIFLSVFNAIIAIVIQVGRLLYSSGRHALWVRSCNHAFTRIHPRFDSPWLATLTLAIPSALLLFVSSLDELTAFTVDLLLVIYIVIAVAALASRIVRRDVEHHYRMPLWPLPPLVAIIGATYTLYTTMQSAAKPTDLYIIGGLLVLALAMYAAWARHSVTFREL encoded by the coding sequence ATGACGATCACGGAAACGTCGGTTGCGGCGCAAGCCGTCTCCGCAGGGCTGGGCACGTCCGGCAAGCTGAAGCAGTCGCTCAGCGTACGGGACGTGGTGATGATTACCGTATCGGGGGTGACGCCCGCCAGTTCCATCTTCGTGATCGCACCGTTTGCGATTCAGCAGGCGGGTAGCGGGGCGGTGCTGTCGTTTCTGCTCGGCGGCGTGCTCGCGCTGGCTTTCGCATTGTGCTATGCGGAATTGAGCGCGGCACATCGCAGCGCCGGCGGCGAGTACGTGATGGCAAAACGCGTGTTCGGCACGCTGCCGGGCTATCTGACCTTCATCGCGGTGCTGGCTGTCAGCGTGTTCATTCCTGCCGTGCTGGCGAGCGGTGCAGCGCCGTATCTGAACAATGCGCTCGGCACGAACTTTAGCAATCAGTCGGTGGCGCTCGCAATCGTCGTGCTCAGCTATGTTCTTGGCATTCTCAACATCAAGACCAACGCGTGGATTACCGGCGCGTTCCTGACGGTCGAAGTGTTAGTGCTGCTCCTCATTGCGTATCTGGGATTTTCCGAGCCGCATCGTGCCTTCAGTGCGTTGGTCCATCCCGAAGTCGCGAGCAACGGCGCGCTAATTTCGGCGACCGCGGCCGCGATCATCCCTGCGGTGGGCACGGCGATCTTTTGCTATAACGGCTTCGGCGCAGCGGTGTTTCTCGCAGAAGACCTCGAAGGGGGCAATCGCAACGTCGCGAAAGCCGTCATGTATTCGCTGCTGGTCATTTTGCTGGTCGAGTTGATCCCATTGACGGCGATCGTGCTCGGTGCGCCTTCGCTGATCGATATGTCGAAGAGCGCGGATCCGATTGGCTATGTGGTCCGCGAACTCAGCAACCCAGTCATCATGCGTGTGGTGAGCGCCGGGATTTTCCTGTCGGTGTTCAACGCGATCATCGCCATCGTGATTCAGGTGGGGCGTCTGTTGTACAGCAGCGGCCGCCATGCACTCTGGGTGCGCAGTTGCAACCATGCATTCACACGCATTCATCCACGATTCGACTCACCGTGGCTCGCCACGTTGACGCTGGCGATTCCGTCGGCACTGCTGCTTTTTGTATCGAGCCTCGATGAACTCACTGCGTTCACGGTCGACCTGCTGCTGGTGATCTACATCGTGATCGCGGTGGCGGCGCTGGCCAGCCGCATCGTGCGACGCGACGTCGAGCACCATTACCGGATGCCGTTGTGGCCGCTGCCGCCGCTGGTGGCGATCATCGGCGCAACTTATACGTTGTATACGACGATGCAGAGCGCGGCCAAACCGACGGATCTGTACATCATCGGTGGATTGTTGGTGTTGGCGCTCGCGATGTATGCGGCGTGGGCACGTCATAGCGTGACGTTTCGCGAACTTTGA
- a CDS encoding transcriptional regulator, LuxR family: MDRLFTEVAMHQTLARVIDHLGGPRFWRNLILLLNEIMPFDNALALLVGQDGVPRVLEEFDTGGTDKPSPVPLYLNGLYLLDPFLQAAHDGLADGLYRLEEVAPDLFRQSEYFLSYFRDAVGEDELQLIVNVAPAGGVVSLSLGAKARFGVEALGRLAVCTPWLIAAIRQHVARLASEPGKSVDSGDLSGRVERALAGFGAELLSEREMAIARLVLRGNSSKAIAERLAISPETVKVHRRNLYNKLGISTQPELFSLFIQALGHEAG; encoded by the coding sequence ATGGATCGACTGTTCACGGAAGTAGCAATGCATCAGACGCTGGCGCGCGTGATCGACCATTTGGGCGGGCCTCGGTTCTGGCGGAATCTGATTCTTCTGCTTAACGAAATCATGCCTTTCGACAATGCGCTGGCGCTGCTCGTCGGTCAGGATGGGGTGCCTAGGGTGCTTGAGGAGTTCGATACGGGGGGTACGGATAAGCCGTCACCCGTGCCGCTCTATTTGAATGGGCTCTATCTGCTCGATCCGTTTTTACAGGCCGCGCATGATGGATTGGCCGATGGGCTTTATCGGCTTGAAGAGGTGGCGCCTGATCTGTTTCGGCAAAGCGAATACTTCCTGAGTTACTTTCGCGATGCGGTTGGGGAGGATGAGCTGCAGTTGATCGTCAATGTTGCGCCCGCGGGTGGCGTTGTGTCGTTGTCGTTGGGGGCGAAGGCAAGGTTTGGTGTGGAGGCGCTTGGCCGGTTGGCGGTATGTACGCCCTGGCTAATCGCGGCGATACGGCAGCATGTGGCACGGCTTGCCTCCGAGCCGGGCAAGAGCGTCGATAGTGGCGATCTGTCGGGACGGGTCGAGCGTGCGTTGGCGGGGTTTGGGGCGGAGTTGCTGTCGGAGCGGGAAATGGCGATCGCGCGGTTGGTGCTGCGCGGTAACTCTTCTAAAGCGATTGCCGAGCGGCTAGCCATTTCGCCAGAGACGGTGAAGGTGCATCGGAGAAATCTGTATAACAAGCTTGGGATCTCAACGCAGCCGGAATTGTTTTCGTTGTTTATTCAGGCGTTGGGGCATGAGGCGGGGTAA